The stretch of DNA TTTACATTGAAaacgcaacaacaacaaaattataGCAAATATTTCAGAACAATGCCTACCAATTGAGTAATGTTTATGTATATTAAAATATTCTGATCTACATCTTGATACTAGTGATTGTtttcttgatttaaaaaaaacacgttaaaaaactataataacgagccagtcttttTAACAGCTCTTTGAAAGGAATTCAAGATTTGACTCTTCAAAAAACTAATTTCTAGTAGtgcacaattattatttttttacatgcagAAGCATCTTAAAATTGTTTGTGTGGTTGCAGAAATTGTGTTCATTATTATGTTGGTCTCTTATCTAAGTCAATCTAAACTTGGGTAAAACTATATAATAAATTCGCACACAGAAATcatttaaatgtataatttagaCATATAACACGTGGTTTATTTACAAAATGAAAGTAACACAGTAATCTTTGCTGTTCAGCTGATTTCAACTGAGTTTTAATGCGGGGACAGCCCAGCTCTTCATGTCCTGTTTGgtgtggtaaataaataaaaaaacatctgaGGAAAAGCATCACCGTGAGATTATTTGTGAAGCTCTCACTCAAGCGCTGCTGCCAACAGTCCTGGTTTTTGCTTCACGTCACCTACTCCTCATCCATTATTTTCAACTCTGTGCTGCTGAAGGACGGAGGGATCAGACCAGCAGCTGCGACTCTGTGCTCATTTATCAGGAAGTTGAAGGTGGCACATGCGTTTGGCTGGAGGAAAACAACGCAACAGAAGGACAGCATAAAAAAGTTTGTACATAATTGGTATATTTCCATTTGTATATGATAACAGTTTAtatcaggtgtgtccaaaccttttctacTGAAGGCCACACACTTAAAAATGAaggcatgcgggggccatttcaaTATTTTTCAATTTCAAAACCTATACATCATATTGTagagactttttttttaaccttcagggCTCCCCACAAGTTTGGAAGGATTTCagtcataaaattgttaaaaataagtcatacataattattttttttaaacgcctaaatctctacatcaacttcagatctatctgtccatataaagttttatttatttatatatatatatatatatatatatatatatatatatatatatatatatatatatatatatatatatatatatatatatatatatatatatatatatatatatatatatatatatatatatatatatatatatatatatatatatataatttatatatacacatatatatacagttgcgatcaaaagtttacatacacttgtaaagaacataatgtcatgcctgtcttgagtttccaataatttctacaactcttatttttttgtgatagagtgattggagcacatacttgttggtcacaaaaaacattcatgaagtttggttcttttatgaatttattatgggtctactgaaaatgtgaccaaatctgccgggtcaaaagtatacatacagcaatgttaatatttggttacatgtcccttggcatgtttcactgcaataaggcacttttggtagccatccacaagcttctggtgtaatttttgaccactcctcttgacaaaattggtgcagttcagttaaatgtgttggttttctgacatggtcttgtttcttcagcattgtccacacgtttaagtcaggactttgggaaggccattctcaaaccttaattctagcctgatttagccattcctttaccacttttgacgtgtgtttggggtcattgtcctgtcggaacacccaactgcgcccaagacccaacctccgggctgatgattttaggttgtcctgaagaatttggaggtaatcctcctttttcattgtcccgtttactctctttaaagcaccagttccattggcagcaaaacaggcccagagcataacactaccaccaccatgcttgacgatagggatagtgttcctggcattaaaggcctcaccttttctccttttaacatattgctgggtattgtggccaaacagctcaatttttgtttcatctgacatcacatagacaaagataagaccttctggaggaaagttctgtggtcagatgaaacaacaatggagctgtttggccacaatacccagcaatatgtttggaggagcaaaggtgaggcctttaatcccaggaacaccatccctatcgtcaagcatggtggtggtagtattatgctctgggcctgttttgctgccaatggaactggtgctttacaaagagtaaatgggacaatgaaaaaaataagagttgtagaaattattggaaactaaagacagctatgacgttatgttctttacaagtgtatgtaaactttagaccacgactgtaaatacatttatattagcTTAAACTACCTTTCTCTTCAACTTTCGCTTACTTTTGCCGGGTGTCAACTCCGTTTAGGTACGCGACCAGCTGACGCGCTTCTGACAGGCGAATTAGAACTTATCTTGAAGGTGTGGTGGCATGAATATAGATCgtttacatgtaggggaaaccctgatatatacatacagtgggtacggaaagtattcagacccctttacATTTTTCACTCATTGtctcattgcagccatttgctaaaattaaAAAAGTTCCTTTTATTTCTCAtcaatgtacactcagcaccccatcttgacagaaaaaaacagacatgaagacatttttgcaaatgaattaaaaataaaaatatcaaaaatacatgtatataagtattcagaccttttgctcaatactttgatgttgcacctttggcagtaattacaagtctttttgaatacaattccataagcttggcacatctatctttgggcagtttcgcccattcttctttgcagcacctgtcaagctccatcaggttagatgagaagcgttggttttcaacCAGAATGTGTCTGTACATTGCTGAatttatctttccctctatcctgactagtctcgtagttcctgccactgaaaaacatccccacagcatgatgctgccaccaccatgcttcaggGATGTAGGGATGGTATCGCTCTGGTTATGAGCGGTGCTtgctttcctccaaacatgatgcctgacaTTCAcggcaaagagttcaatctttgtctcatcagaccagataattttatttctcatggtctgagagtctttcaggtgcattttggcaacattttttctaagaaatggcttccttctggccactctaccatacaggcctgattggtggattgatgCAGAGATggctgtccttctggaaggttctcctctctccacagaggaatgctgtagctctgacagagtgaccatcgggttcttggtcacctccctgactagactatgatgaatgcagcaatataaACAGACACCCtgaatgaaaaccaacacttcccatccaacctgatgtagcttgagaggtgctgcaaaaaggaatgggcgaaactgcccaaagacagGTGTGCCTAGCTTGTGGCatagtattcaaaaagacttgaggctggaattgctgccaaagttgcatcaacaaagtattgagtacatgtgatttttttatttttttttatttttaataaatttgcaaaaaattctaCATTAGTTTTTTTCTGCCAAGATGGGGTGTTGaatgtacattaatgagaaataaaattaacttttatgATTTTTCAGCAAATGGCTGCAGTGAAACAGAGTGAAacatttaaaggggtctgaatacttaccaactgtatatatacgtatatattatatataagacatacattgtattttattattgtaattttgacgTTTGACATTTTAAtactttttgatgttttttttaattagttttatGTCCTTTATGTCATTGAAAACTGAGTTTTTACAGAAAAcagaaaatatacaatattttaccccaaaagtatatttgatatgaagtaattggagccttcaataggtcaattaaTTCATGACAATATAGATTTTGATtcgttattttttgagcaatgacaattttaaAGGGGAACAAAAATGTTTCCTATCGTTGacagtcattatgagagacaagatcacacgtctttttttttaatttttttttttacaattctaaagatgataaaaaaaacgtttgctaaatgcggctaatgggagtcaccgttgaagccttcaaaaccctctaaaATAACTTCAAAACCATCAACCTGTTGTATACACATTGCCAGTATATATAgaataccaaaaatgattcccgggttcGGCcagcactgctgcccactgctcccctcacctcccagggggtgattaagggtgatgggtcaaattctgagattaatttcgccacacctagtgtgtgtgtgacaatcattggtactttaactttaactttataatttaCTGGCAATGTGAAcatacacgttcataacaatatgtaatgtttaatatttaccgtattttggtcagttTATGCATTACCGGAACGTCTTTACTTTGCtcttttatttccgtttccatagcagcgcacttccgacttccaggcaacaaatgtgtgtttctacttccggaaacaaaagcgagtgtgttgtaatcatggcagacttggtaacagacaacaaagacaaccATTTTTGGAGAAATGAGTATTgataaccttatctttttgaacctgaatatacggaggatgaactgctggttatagcAATGAGCACGAAGAGAGAGTGAAAcattggagcagatggaagctgagggagtgaggtcggcgtgacttgcaggtgtaaatgtggaacttggaggcaTGCTATGCCGACATATATGGCGTGCTAACgcaaagtcaacttgaaaaaacttCCCCAGTCAGCTGGACTAAACAGATACTGTCCCTTGAGTGAGTCGCTGTAATAATGATCATGGTACATGCAGAAAATCATGCGTGTTCTTACgactacatacactgtcgagctagctttgtacaaacaaaacataaaatgtggtGTAATACTTTACaggtactgtaatatgattgttcatgttttcagtcagtacagattggtgtcctatcgcagtgtGTTGTGCATTATAAACTCAAAAGCGATTCAGCTATTGACGCAAAAGTTGTCTtacctcttgccgtagctagcttgcGGCTAATGCTGAAGTATGCCGCCACAAGAATACGTATTTCTACACTAGATAGAACAATTCCTCAGAGTTTGTTTGCTCTTACCAAAACAATGTCGCTGCAGcttggttattacacaggttacagaacataaatgaagtattgttgtcgatttttggatgcattttcagagtgatttagaggcagaatggattgctcctctttgctgcattgccagccaccaagaacgagacgatttttacaaaatagaatggaaaaaaaacacttttgtcttcttgtctctcataatgattgtgaacgataggcaatattcctagaaagtgcagttcccctttaaagaaaaaacagctagcatggcagctttatgttataagaatcaacattgcaactttttcccatTACATTTCACCGGTTTGCTCTTTCATTACACTTTGTTGAGTGTCCTGTATTTCTACTCAATTCCCACAAACTCCTGTTCATTTTCATGTGAAGTATAAATGGATATCCCAAATTTGCAGGCTTAAGTGACAGTTACCGTGTCTTGCACCTCCACGGCAATGCCTTTGCTCTTGAGAAGAGCCAGGACTGAAGGATGAATGCGTTCAAGCCGTGCCCCCGTGCCCAGCACCAGAATCTCTGCACAATAATACCACACATAAGATGCACGCcttttttgttttacaaaatattaaataaataacttCAATTTATACCTATATGGGGTACAAGCATGTGGAAAAGTGACACACTTTCTTCTGTGATGTCTTTAAAACTCCCAACCTGCAAAGTGACATGTAGTAAAAAGAAGAAAAGTGAAAACAATAACAGTAGTAATATTAATATTGAAGTGTACCTTCCATTGCAGGATGGCAGGGGGTAGTACAGCACAAGGCCCAAACACTCTGTTGCCATCAATGTCGAATCCCTGGGTACTGTAGCTGTGGATCATGATGCCGCTGCCAGGTTCCTTCTTCATGATGGACACTGACGTACGCTGGTACATCTCATCATCGCTCGGGCCCAAACGATGACCGCGGGACAAAAATTGACTGGGAGAAAAATGAAATGTAAACAAGAATGTCTTCTGTAATCTTTACAAAAACAGGCTGCCATGTGTAGTGTTTTAAAAGCCAAAAGAGACTGAGCCAACTTGCCAAATACCAGATTTCCTTTTGCGTAACTGTGACTATTTACTTGAACTAGAGGCTCCaggaccccccgcaaccccaaaattgataagcggtagaaaatggatggatggatagagtaGGATTGTAATACTGGACCTGTTTTTGCAAACTACAGGGGAATGTAGTTACTGAAAACTCCACCAGGTGGAGCCAGAGATAAAGCAGGgcctttaataaatatttataaaatatctaaattaaatttaaaaaatatgaatGGACACCTTTCACTCAATTAATAACAACAGATTAATGTATACGTTCATTAACAAtacaaaactaaaactaaaaataatagAAAAATAGTCAGCAGCACAAGCATGTTGCCAGGTGTTGCGATCAAACCGGCCagaagcccatccatccatccattttctaccgtttgtcccttttggggtcactggggcgctggagcctatctcagctgcattcgggcagaaggcggggtacaccctggacaagtcgccacctcatcacagggccaacacagacaaacagacaatattcacactcatattcacacactagggccaatttagtgttgccaatcaacctatccccaggtgcatgtctttggaggtgggaggaagccggagtacccggagggaacccacacagaagcattttatttatattaaatttgGTCATCATATAAAACAGGTGTCTAAACCTTTTCCGCACAGGGCCGCATACTGAGAAATGAAAGAATGAGGAGGGCCACTTTGATGCATTTTATACATTAAAGATGCTACAACCAACTCGGTGCACATCCTATATGCTAGGTTATTTGAAAACCAACATTTGTATCCTAGCGttcgtgttataggtgacaaaacaAATAGTTGCTAGTCTTATATCAAATATACCTCATTATTAAtgaattcatttaattttttgaCATGTCGAGGGACTACTAAGAAACTGGCTGTGGGCCAAAAATGGctcctgggccacactttggacaccatgtATACATCTGAAAGATCCTCCTCAATTCCAAATAAACATACAATTGAATAGTATATCATTGTTGAATGTCAACTGAACGTATCTGCAGTATCCTTTTTGTAAAAGAGTTGGCAAAAGTAAATAACAAATTAAACCTAAATCTTGGCTGACGGGCTGTGTTGTAATCGAAGAACATAGGAAAGTCAGTCTTTAAATGCCTCCCATTTGAGTCTAATTCTACCGCAAAGTTGACTTAAACATGGTAAATTCTTGATTGAGATATACCTGGTAAAAGTCGGCGCCTTTACGGAGGAAAAGATTAACCGCTGCGATGATCTCTGAAGGAGGATTCTGGAACAAACCAACGCGGCCATGTTGACAGCAGCAGGGGGACGACAATCTGTGTGACGCTGGCAGTCTGTAAGAGTCTTCCGTTGTTGTGTAAGTAAAAAAGCACACTCGTTGGTATGTATTTTATTCACATGAATTATGGTGTATATTACACTATTTGTAAATGTGATTTAGTGTTGTAtccttgattaaaaaaatatatgtaaaaaggaAGAATAGCTCCGCTTTCGATTAGTAAGCCTAGGGTTGCCTCTGATGAACAAGAGCGCCCCAAGCGGGATGTAATGGTAATGACTAACAGCAGTCATGTGACCACTAGAGCCGTATTGTAAATAGACCACAGGCGCCATGCCTTCGTAACCTCTTTAAAACCCCACGAAAGGTCACTTATTCCCGTTCAGGGACTAATTATCACCCTTCAAGGATTCTCCGCACGGTTCCGCTTCGTCCGGGcggaaagtgtttaaaaaaaacatgtaccggACTCTGTACGCCTTTCGGTCAGCCGAGCCCAACTCGCTGCACTTCTCTGCCGGAGAAAGCTTCCTAATCCTGGAGAGGAGCAACAAACACTGGTGGCTGGGCTCTCGGTGCAGCTCCGGTGAGACCGGCTATGTCCCCTCCTCATACATCGAAAAAATTCAGGTAAGCAACACTTGGGATCCCCTGATTCTTGAAATCAATGGTGAGGGCATCGGCCATGGTGGTGGTGGGACAGATGGGCCCAAATATATGTCTGTCTACAATTCAGCATGTGTTAATATTGATTGCAACAACCTCTGTATGAAAGGAGCAAAATCGTTAAATAAAAGAGTTTTAAGTCAAAAATCCTTCTGTATGACACAGCTCGTTGCAGTTTTAAAGAGCACAGTACTTCATAAacgctagtcaaatatcctcggTATGATTAAGATTaaatattaaagtaccaatgattgtcacacacacactagatgtggtgaaatttgtcctctgcatttgacccatccccttggggagcagtgggcagcagcggcgccgagcccgggaatcattttggtgatttaacccccaactccaacccttgatgctgagtgccaagcagggagggaaccgGGTCCCATTTTTGACAAGAGCGAATTTATGTTTTTTAAGGGTCTACTGCAAAaagcctagtcaaagatcctttatatgacaggagcactgtggtGTTATTAAGGAACGACTGCCAAGGACgctagtcaaaaatcctttataggCACATTGCTGCTGTTTTTGTTGTCAAAGACATATTTAGGACATCCATCACAAAgcctagtcgaagatcctctacatcaggggtgtcaaactcaaatacagagtgggccaaaatttaaaactgaacaaagccgcgggccaaggttgaacaaattaaccttttaatagggacccaaacaagttttgcattgaatattgaacaagcaaggcttatataacttcatagtgacatgcaaaatcgagtttcaaataataataataataattaaaaaatataaatggcatatcaaatacaatttaaataaaaattgaatgcctcttttctatttgcagccttctggggtaaatatcaacattaactttttacacaggctaatacatttgaaaataaaataacaatgaatagaccaaccattcaggactttaaactgctcagtttgcatcacactgatctaatctgatgtgcccaagccagatacctggcatcttttcttggatgctagttcattaatgttggggctcaggctttgagctgaggcaaccttcattatcgaacgaaggtgttcatcagtcattatatcttgtagtccacccggaccacagtcttgggggcgtgccttaaaggcactgcctttaacgtcctctacgagctgttgtcacgtccgcttttcatccattccaacaacatgccggcccagtcacaagatatgtgcggcttctgtacgcacacacaggtgaatgcaacgcatacttgatcaacagcgatgcaggttacactgagggtagccgtataaacaactttaacactgttagaaatatacgccacactgtgaatccacaccaaacaagaatgacaaacacatttcgggagaacatccgcaccgtaacacaacataaacacaccagaacaaatacccagaaccctttgcagcactaactcttccgggacgctacaaaatacaccccccgctaccaccaaaccccgcgccccacacacacaccttgtagcgtcccggaagagttagtgctgcaaagggttctgggtatttgttctgttatgtttatgttgtgttacgtgtggatgttctcccgaaatgtgtttgtcattcttgtttggtgtgggttcacagtgtggcacatatttgtaacagtgttaaagttgtttataccgccaccctcagtgtaacctgtatcgctgttgatcaagtatgaattgcattcacttgtgtgtgcgtgcagaagccgcacatattatgtgactgggccagcactcgttggactggataaaaagcggacgtgacgattttcgggaggggcactgaaattagggagtctcccgggagggttggcaagtatgagaattagaaGTGAATGccgtgttaccgcggcaccgccgcagtgtataatcggcgggccagctctagtgttaatttgatatcgcctcaagggccaagtgaaattacacccgcgggccagagtttgacacccatgctctacaCAATATTGGCACGCTGCTGTTTTTGTtttcaaagatcttcaatatgacAGCATCGCTTTTCTGTTTTGaagtacctactgcaaaaatgctagtcaaagatcctctacagtaTGTCCATGCTGCTGTGTTTGTATTCAAAAGATCCTGTGTATATGACATGAGCTCTctgatgtttttaaggacctacttaaaaatgttaatcaaagatcctctatagcatATTATAATATCtgtaaaatacaaaacccaaaaccagtgaagttggcacgatgtgtaaatggtaaataaaaacagaatacaatgatttgcaaatccttttcaacttatattcaattgaatagactacaaagacaagatattttaatatTCAAACTgagaaatttctttttttttttttgcaaataatcattaacttagaatttaatggcagcaacacattgcaaaaaagttggcacaggggcatttttaccactgtgttacatgcagtgttgggactaacgtgttacaaagtTACTGTAACGccattagtttcggcggtaactagtaatctaacgcgttattttttatactgtattcagtaactcagttaccgttactacatgatgcgttactgcgttattttacgtaattttttatgtagtatcggctagaaacagaagatctgagtgtgttttattggagcgctgcggtgtcgtccttcgatgtcacaaggaaaagaaaaggcgtgctttgtgtgggcgggggcggggaggggctcccagaccgtagtcgaagagcgtaggggagacgttcctccagggcctatgtacttcggggctaacaaccttcactttacccggcagtgggtctttacagctccgaACTCGAGGGTGACTGACGAGGCCGGTGGTTTGTTGCAACTTAATGACTTTATTGGTGTATTGCacacagccatccaccaagctagagcctCTGCACACACTCACTGTTGCCaccccctcacctctctcgcccactcactcactgacgtcactcacctcacatgctgtcatatcttaaagggccacacacacacacatacgctactctcataacaactaacatcatggcgaagccagaagtcgagtttcttaatattctcactacttttcttttgtcgagcacaaagaaaagaacattttagttatatgtaagttgtgtcttggatcaaagatcccatctacttaaagttaaagttaaagtgccaatgattgtcacacacacactaggtgtggcaaaattattctctgcatttgacccatcacccttgatcaacccctgggaggtgaggggagcagtgagcagcagcagtgaccaCGCCTAGGAATActtcccaaaacagcaattcaaatctgctgaaacagctacaaaagcaacatgcttcgacgaagctagtaaagagagacacagactccgatgccacttcagctccacccaaggattttaacggaggcactgctgaccaggacaacattgattgaGCCGTTAcagtgtatgtgctagaagacatgcaggctatttctacagtggagtcactcgctttcaggcagctaattagcatgatactggcgtgaaacagcaaatggcagggaaaacatgttccaagtacctggacagtgagtacataaacatggaaagcgaactaaagaaaacactctaaactctgcctctgctcatcattcagcactgaaggtacacactctgtcaattctcttatatactctttcattctagacttctagagtgtttgattatcacatcactctgaacgtatagactataaagttcacaagaataaagagggatcctagtgggccaggccaatctttccttttctctaaactaaaactggggaaatgtgtagagtgttctgggcttcagtacagtgttgatctcatgaatacattttatttccgaattccttgagggaaaaaaatgcctggttaggctttgtgtatgtcatgtgtgccttcctttggtgaagccaggtttacagctatattgttattatgctgtttgttacttatgtatgttatgttgcagctatttcaaatagttttgtcaatttgttctggcgccctgtgatgaggtggcgacttgtccagggtgtaccccgccttccgcccgattgtagctgagataggcgccagcgccccccgcaaccccgaagggaataagcggcagaaaatggatggatggaatttgttctggcctgaaatacattggccctttgaaacatatctttgtttttgtgtgttgtatgtagaccacattgcttagcagagttctgtgatgcaaatgcatgtcaagttgattgtattattctccagtgcaataacagtactgaaatgaaggctaaaagggcattaatgggagctttacaaaaaaagaagtagaagaagtaactaaatagttacttttcacagtaacgcattacatttggtgtaagtaactgagttagtaactgagttacttttgaaataaagtaactagtaactgtaactagttactggttttcagtaaccaacccaacactggttacatggcctttccttctaacaacactcagtaaacgtttgggaactgaggagaccaattttttgaaggttttcaggtggaattctttcccattcttgcttgatgtacagcttaagttgttcaacagtccagagtttccgttgtcgtattttgcgcttcatattgcgccacacattttcaatgggatacaagtctggactacaggcaggccagtctagtacccgcactcttttattacgaagacacgctgttgtaacacatgcagaatgtggcttggcattgtcttgctgaaataagcaggggcgttgcttggatggcaacatatgttgctccaaaccctgtatgcactaatacacccccataccatcacagatgctggcttttaaagtttgcgcctataacaatccggatggttcttttcctctttggtc from Entelurus aequoreus isolate RoL-2023_Sb linkage group LG01, RoL_Eaeq_v1.1, whole genome shotgun sequence encodes:
- the ndufaf3 gene encoding NADH dehydrogenase [ubiquinone] 1 alpha subcomplex assembly factor 3; translation: MAALVCSRILLQRSSQRLIFSSVKAPTFTSQFLSRGHRLGPSDDEMYQRTSVSIMKKEPGSGIMIHSYSTQGFDIDGNRVFGPCAVLPPAILQWKVGSFKDITEESVSLFHMLVPHIEILVLGTGARLERIHPSVLALLKSKGIAVEVQDTPNACATFNFLINEHRVAAAGLIPPSFSSTELKIMDEE